A region from the Pseudomonas triticicola genome encodes:
- the murI gene encoding glutamate racemase — protein sequence MREAPIGVFDSGVGGLSVLGEIQRLLPNESLLYVADCGHIPYGEKTPEFIRQRCSAMAGFFREQGAKALVLACNTATVAGVADLRRDFPEWPIVGMEPAVKPAAAATRSGVVGVLATTGTLQSAKFAALLDRFAVDIKVITQPCPGLVELIETGDLHSAELRTLLQGYVAPLLAQNCDTIILGCTHYPFLKPLLRSMIADDVSLIDTGAAVARQLQRLLAERDLLAQCPSQPVKFWTSADPQSLRKILPLLGQTASNVQNFDL from the coding sequence ATGCGTGAAGCGCCGATCGGCGTGTTCGATTCCGGGGTCGGCGGCTTGTCGGTTCTCGGCGAAATTCAGCGCTTGCTGCCCAACGAATCGCTGCTTTATGTCGCCGATTGCGGGCACATTCCTTACGGCGAGAAAACCCCGGAATTCATCCGCCAGCGTTGCAGTGCGATGGCAGGGTTTTTTCGCGAGCAGGGTGCCAAGGCTTTGGTGCTGGCGTGCAATACCGCGACTGTGGCCGGTGTTGCCGACTTGCGTCGCGACTTTCCCGAATGGCCGATTGTCGGCATGGAACCGGCGGTCAAACCGGCCGCTGCGGCCACGCGAAGCGGCGTGGTTGGCGTCCTGGCCACGACAGGCACATTGCAGAGCGCAAAGTTTGCCGCGTTGCTCGATCGTTTCGCGGTTGACATAAAAGTCATCACCCAGCCATGTCCGGGACTGGTCGAGCTGATCGAAACGGGTGATCTGCACAGCGCCGAATTACGCACTTTATTGCAAGGTTACGTCGCTCCATTGCTGGCGCAAAACTGCGACACGATCATCCTGGGCTGCACCCATTATCCCTTTCTGAAACCGTTACTGAGATCGATGATCGCCGACGATGTCAGCCTGATCGATACCGGAGCTGCCGTGGCCCGGCAGTTGCAGCGTTTGCTCGCCGAGCGTGATCTGCTGGCGCAATGTCCGAGCCAGCCGGTGAAGTTCTGGACCAGCGCCGATCCGCAGTCCCTCAGAAAAATCCTACCGTTGCTGGGCCAAACTGCGTCGAATGTGCAAAACTTCGACTTGTAA
- a CDS encoding acyloxyacyl hydrolase, producing the protein MKRLFCLAAIAAALMGQSISAQAAGVEFAVGGTSDSTMTYRLGMNFDWDKSWLQSDVGRLTGYWSGAYTYWEGDKTSSNNSLSFSPVFVYEFAGKSVKPYVEAGIGAAFFSNTEYESNKLGGSFQFEDRIGFGLRFNGGHEVGIRATHYSNAGLSSDNDGVESYALHYTMPL; encoded by the coding sequence GTGAAGCGACTATTCTGCTTGGCCGCGATTGCGGCCGCACTGATGGGGCAAAGCATTTCTGCACAAGCCGCTGGCGTTGAATTCGCCGTCGGCGGTACCAGCGATTCGACAATGACGTATCGCTTAGGCATGAATTTCGACTGGGACAAGAGCTGGCTGCAGAGCGACGTTGGTCGCCTGACCGGCTACTGGAGCGGTGCCTACACGTATTGGGAAGGTGACAAGACTTCCAGCAACAACAGCCTGTCGTTCTCGCCTGTATTCGTTTACGAGTTTGCCGGTAAGTCGGTCAAACCGTACGTGGAAGCGGGTATCGGCGCGGCGTTCTTCTCCAACACCGAATATGAGAGCAACAAGCTGGGCGGTTCCTTCCAGTTCGAAGACCGCATCGGTTTCGGCCTGCGCTTCAACGGCGGACACGAAGTCGGCATCCGCGCCACGCACTACTCCAACGCCGGCCTGTCCAGCGACAACGATGGTGTAGAAAGCTACGCGCTGCATTACACAATGCCGCTGTAA
- a CDS encoding YkgJ family cysteine cluster protein, with protein sequence MKTIPHTQIAEPAVTCSTCAACCCQLEVMLITDTGVPDRFIDTDEWGGEVMLRLDDGWCAALDRDSMMCTIYERRPLICREFEMGAPECIEERRGIATAYR encoded by the coding sequence ATGAAAACCATCCCTCACACCCAAATTGCCGAACCGGCGGTCACCTGCTCGACCTGTGCGGCGTGCTGCTGCCAGCTCGAAGTGATGCTGATCACCGACACCGGCGTGCCTGATCGCTTTATCGATACCGATGAATGGGGCGGTGAAGTGATGCTGCGTCTGGACGACGGCTGGTGCGCGGCACTGGATCGCGACAGCATGATGTGCACGATCTATGAACGACGCCCGCTGATTTGCCGCGAGTTTGAAATGGGCGCGCCGGAGTGCATCGAAGAGCGCCGGGGTATTGCGACAGCCTACCGCTGA
- a CDS encoding DUF2878 domain-containing protein, with amino-acid sequence MREQIANAVLFQLGWLACVLGGNSLWLLLALAALVIHLRWISSWAAEGRLILCVVIVGTAVDSVLRYLDVFRFADASPLIPLWLKLLWALLATTLRHCLAWSARPWWLASALGAVGGALSYYAGGRLAGVQFPYGEAATLIVIGLLWAGLFPLLHLMARRLAP; translated from the coding sequence ATGCGTGAGCAAATCGCCAATGCCGTGCTGTTTCAGCTCGGCTGGCTGGCCTGCGTGCTCGGCGGCAACAGTTTATGGCTGTTGCTGGCGCTGGCGGCTCTGGTGATTCATCTGCGCTGGATCAGCAGTTGGGCGGCAGAAGGACGTTTGATTCTGTGCGTGGTGATTGTCGGCACGGCGGTGGACAGTGTCCTGCGTTACCTCGACGTGTTCCGCTTTGCAGACGCGTCACCGCTGATTCCGCTGTGGCTGAAGCTGCTGTGGGCGCTGCTCGCCACCACGTTGCGCCACTGCCTGGCCTGGAGCGCGCGGCCATGGTGGCTGGCCAGCGCACTTGGCGCGGTGGGCGGCGCATTGTCGTACTACGCTGGCGGACGCCTGGCGGGCGTGCAATTTCCCTATGGCGAGGCGGCGACGCTGATCGTTATCGGGCTGCTCTGGGCAGGCTTGTTCCCACTGTTGCATTTGATGGCGCGGCGTCTGGCGCCGTGA
- a CDS encoding SAM-dependent methyltransferase: protein MKSSSLPLGRFSTNGLTGSLLRRGVLRQLAQLKHGQLMVVEDGEQMLFGTPGSALLGEVHVLDPALWGMVASSGSIGAGEAFIHGYWSSPDLTAVVRVFVSNLDVLDAMEGSLARLGRPFVQGLHWLNRNTRKGSQKNIAAHYDLGNELFEQFLDPTMMYSAAQFLSPSDTLEQAQLNKLERICQKLALKPSDHLLEIGTGWGSMALYAAQHYGCRVTTTTLSKEQFAFTAKRIEQLGLQDRVTLLLKDYRDLSGEYDKLVSIEMIEAVGHRFLPTYFKQCAQLLKSNGLMLLQAITIREQRYEQAKRSVDFIQRYIFPGGALPSVHKMLDVVSRETDMNLLHMEDFGLHYAKTLRLWHENFRLAHGRLSELGYDDYFLRLWEFYLCYCEGGFLERTIGTAQLLLAKPAAMTAPLLGRFDA from the coding sequence ATGAAATCCTCTAGCCTGCCGCTCGGTCGCTTCAGCACCAACGGTTTGACCGGCTCGCTGCTGCGCCGTGGCGTGTTGCGCCAATTGGCCCAGCTTAAACACGGACAATTGATGGTCGTCGAGGATGGCGAACAAATGCTTTTCGGCACCCCGGGCAGTGCTCTGCTCGGCGAAGTCCATGTACTCGACCCGGCCCTGTGGGGCATGGTCGCCAGCAGCGGCTCGATCGGCGCCGGCGAAGCATTCATCCACGGCTATTGGAGTTCGCCGGACCTGACTGCTGTGGTGCGCGTGTTCGTCAGCAATCTCGATGTACTCGATGCCATGGAGGGTAGCCTGGCGCGTCTCGGCCGGCCCTTCGTGCAAGGCCTGCACTGGCTCAATCGCAACACGCGCAAGGGTTCGCAGAAAAACATCGCCGCGCACTACGACCTCGGCAATGAACTGTTCGAACAGTTTCTCGACCCGACCATGATGTATTCCGCCGCCCAGTTCCTTTCGCCGAGCGACACCCTGGAACAGGCGCAACTGAACAAACTCGAGCGCATCTGCCAGAAACTCGCGCTCAAGCCCAGCGACCACCTGCTGGAAATCGGCACTGGTTGGGGCAGCATGGCGTTGTACGCGGCGCAGCATTACGGTTGCCGCGTGACCACCACGACGCTGTCGAAAGAGCAGTTCGCGTTCACTGCCAAACGCATCGAACAATTGGGCTTGCAGGACCGCGTCACCTTGCTGCTCAAGGATTACCGCGACCTCAGCGGCGAGTACGACAAACTGGTGTCGATCGAGATGATCGAAGCGGTCGGCCATCGGTTCCTGCCCACCTACTTCAAGCAATGCGCGCAGTTGCTCAAGAGCAACGGCCTGATGCTGCTCCAGGCGATCACCATTCGCGAACAACGCTACGAACAGGCCAAGCGCAGCGTCGACTTTATCCAGCGCTACATCTTCCCCGGCGGCGCCCTGCCCTCGGTGCACAAGATGCTCGATGTGGTCAGCCGCGAAACCGACATGAACCTGCTGCACATGGAAGATTTCGGCCTGCATTACGCCAAGACCCTGCGCCTGTGGCACGAGAACTTTCGCCTCGCCCACGGTCGCCTGAGCGAACTGGGCTACGACGATTATTTCCTGCGTTTGTGGGAGTTCTATCTGTGCTACTGCGAGGGCGGATTCCTCGAACGCACCATCGGCACCGCGCAATTGCTGCTGGCCAAACCGGCGGCGATGACCGCGCCGTTGCTCGGGCGCTTCGATGCGTGA
- a CDS encoding DUF1365 domain-containing protein → MNSALYNGVIGHRRFSPRRHEFRYRIGLLYLDLSEQDAVLALSPLAGRSRFAPFSFRETDYLKAFTGKGMRLIDAVRQQVGAAIGHEPQGAVCLLTQPRSWGLSFNPVSFFYCHEADGQLAAIVCEVTNTPWRERYHYVLPAQVPTSLVDFHQHFAVAKAFHVSPFLPRDLEYRMSFSPAAQSLGVHMADWQGNEKLFDATLNLRREPLDRRSLHRYLRRFPWMTAKTALAIYWQALRLLLKRAPIFPHQAADGSFKTATVPPKEPHHEIL, encoded by the coding sequence GTGAACAGCGCTCTGTACAACGGCGTGATCGGCCACCGACGTTTTTCGCCGCGCCGCCACGAATTCCGCTACCGCATCGGTTTGCTCTACCTCGACCTGAGCGAACAGGACGCCGTGCTGGCCTTGTCGCCGCTGGCGGGGCGCAGCCGCTTTGCGCCGTTCTCGTTTCGCGAAACCGATTACCTCAAAGCCTTCACCGGCAAGGGCATGCGCCTGATCGACGCGGTGCGCCAGCAGGTCGGTGCAGCCATCGGTCATGAGCCACAAGGCGCGGTATGCCTGCTGACCCAGCCGCGCAGTTGGGGGTTGTCGTTCAATCCGGTGAGTTTCTTCTATTGCCATGAAGCCGACGGGCAACTGGCGGCGATCGTTTGTGAAGTGACCAACACGCCGTGGCGCGAGCGTTATCACTATGTGCTGCCGGCGCAGGTGCCGACGAGCCTGGTGGATTTCCACCAGCATTTCGCTGTGGCCAAGGCGTTTCACGTCTCGCCGTTTCTGCCCCGCGACCTCGAATACCGCATGAGCTTCAGCCCGGCTGCGCAAAGCCTCGGCGTGCACATGGCCGACTGGCAGGGCAACGAGAAACTGTTCGACGCCACGCTCAATCTGCGCCGTGAACCGCTCGATCGTCGCAGCCTGCATCGCTACCTGCGGCGCTTTCCGTGGATGACCGCAAAAACCGCTTTGGCGATTTACTGGCAAGCACTGCGACTGCTGCTCAAGCGCGCGCCGATCTTCCCTCACCAGGCTGCCGACGGCAGCTTTAAAACCGCCACTGTGCCTCCGAAGGAGCCGCACCATGAAATCCTCTAG
- a CDS encoding NAD(P)/FAD-dependent oxidoreductase has translation MKIAVIGSGIAGLTCAYLLNRRHDITVFEASDWVGGHTHTVPVSVAGQSFAIDTGFIVFNDWTYPNFIRLLNQLGVAFKPTEMSFSVTDPDTGVEYNGNNLNSLFAQRSNLLSPGFWGMLRDILRFNKEAQRDLVELRIAADTTLDDYLKAGGYGERFILHYIVPMGAAIWSMPMAEMLNFPLQFFLRFFKNHGLLSVSDRPQWQVIEGGSSAYVAPLTASFSDRIRLNCPVKRVERNQHGVVIHSPAGLEHFDKVVFACHSDQALNLLANPSDVERSILGALLYADNDVVLHTDTRLLPTRKLAWASWNYRLGGAGHTRAAVTYNMNILQGIESDTTFCVSLNQTAGISPDKVLARYTYAHPQYTLAAAAAQNRWGELDGEQHTHYCGAYWANGFHEDGVVSGLRVAAALGETL, from the coding sequence ATGAAAATCGCCGTGATTGGCAGCGGTATCGCCGGCCTGACCTGCGCCTACCTGCTGAACCGCCGCCACGACATCACCGTGTTCGAAGCCAGTGACTGGGTCGGCGGCCATACCCACACCGTACCGGTCAGCGTGGCCGGGCAATCGTTCGCCATCGATACCGGTTTCATCGTCTTCAACGACTGGACTTACCCGAACTTCATTCGCTTGCTCAACCAGCTCGGCGTGGCGTTCAAGCCGACCGAAATGAGCTTTTCGGTAACCGACCCGGACACTGGCGTGGAGTACAACGGCAACAATCTCAACAGCCTGTTCGCCCAGCGCAGCAATCTGTTGTCGCCGGGGTTCTGGGGCATGCTGCGCGACATTCTGCGCTTCAACAAAGAAGCGCAGCGCGACCTGGTGGAACTGCGCATCGCCGCCGATACCACCCTCGATGATTACCTCAAGGCTGGCGGCTACGGCGAGCGTTTCATCCTGCATTACATCGTGCCGATGGGGGCGGCGATCTGGTCGATGCCGATGGCGGAAATGCTCAATTTCCCGCTGCAATTCTTCCTGCGTTTCTTCAAGAATCATGGCCTGCTCTCAGTCAGCGATCGTCCGCAGTGGCAGGTCATTGAAGGCGGTTCCAGTGCTTATGTGGCGCCACTGACCGCTTCGTTCAGCGACAGGATTCGCCTGAACTGCCCGGTCAAGCGCGTCGAGCGCAACCAGCACGGCGTGGTTATCCACAGCCCGGCCGGCCTCGAACATTTCGACAAAGTGGTGTTCGCCTGTCACAGCGATCAGGCGCTGAACCTGCTGGCCAACCCGAGCGACGTCGAGCGTTCGATTCTCGGTGCCCTGCTCTACGCCGACAACGACGTCGTGCTGCACACCGACACGCGCCTGCTGCCGACGCGCAAACTGGCCTGGGCCAGCTGGAATTATCGCCTCGGCGGCGCCGGCCACACGCGCGCGGCGGTCACCTACAACATGAACATCCTGCAGGGTATCGAGAGCGACACTACGTTCTGCGTCAGCCTCAACCAGACTGCCGGCATCAGCCCGGATAAAGTGCTGGCCCGCTATACCTACGCCCACCCGCAATACACCCTCGCCGCAGCGGCCGCGCAAAACCGTTGGGGCGAACTCGATGGCGAGCAGCACACACATTATTGCGGCGCCTACTGGGCCAACGGTTTTCACGAAGATGGCGTGGTCAGCGGCTTGCGCGTGGCCGCCGCGCTCGGTGAAACCCTGTGA
- a CDS encoding SDR family NAD(P)-dependent oxidoreductase, which produces MSRTPPRRYWLTGASSGIGAALCEDILKSGAHLAVSSRSTAPLKVLSQRYPGQVLVVPGDLTNSQTVREIGEQIAEAWGSLDSVILNAGTCEYVDARQFDSSIIEHVVRTNLLASSYCIEAALPLLRKGTAPHLVGMASSVTYLPLPRAEAYGASKAGLRYLFESLRIDLADEGIEVTIISPGFVETPLTERNDFPMPLSWPADKAARHIFAKLKDRPLEIAFPGLFMAALWPLSKLPARAQLAIGKRMVRKNPPQRDPI; this is translated from the coding sequence ATGAGTCGTACACCTCCACGGCGGTATTGGTTGACCGGCGCCAGCAGTGGCATCGGCGCAGCATTGTGCGAGGACATTCTGAAAAGCGGCGCGCATCTGGCGGTCAGCTCGCGCTCGACTGCGCCGCTGAAAGTCTTGTCCCAGCGCTATCCTGGCCAGGTGCTGGTGGTGCCCGGCGATCTGACCAACAGTCAGACCGTGCGCGAAATCGGTGAGCAGATCGCCGAGGCCTGGGGGTCGCTGGACAGCGTGATTCTCAACGCCGGCACCTGTGAATATGTCGACGCGCGCCAGTTCGATTCCTCGATCATCGAGCACGTGGTGCGCACCAATCTGCTCGCCAGCAGCTATTGCATCGAAGCCGCCCTGCCGCTGTTGCGCAAAGGCACCGCGCCGCATCTGGTCGGCATGGCCAGCTCGGTGACTTACCTGCCGCTGCCACGGGCCGAAGCCTATGGCGCATCGAAGGCCGGGCTGCGTTACCTGTTCGAATCGCTGCGCATCGATCTGGCGGATGAAGGTATCGAAGTCACCATCATCAGCCCGGGTTTTGTCGAAACGCCGCTGACCGAGAGGAACGATTTCCCGATGCCGCTGAGCTGGCCTGCGGATAAAGCGGCGCGGCACATCTTCGCCAAACTCAAGGACCGGCCGCTGGAAATTGCCTTCCCGGGGCTGTTCATGGCCGCGCTGTGGCCGCTGTCGAAACTGCCGGCCCGCGCGCAACTGGCGATCGGCAAACGCATGGTGCGCAAGAACCCACCGCAGCGGGACCCGATATGA
- a CDS encoding nuclear transport factor 2 family protein yields the protein MSEFLRSFAREFSGLNKDNLHRLGELYSDDIHFTDPLHEVQGLAQLRDYFSELYANVSDLRFDFHGFDQIREGEGYLRWVMSYRHPRLANGREIRVGGCSHLLWRDKVYRHRDYFDAGALLYEHLPILGRAIAWLKRRMG from the coding sequence ATGAGTGAATTCCTGCGCAGCTTCGCCCGCGAGTTTTCCGGGTTGAACAAAGACAACCTGCATCGCCTCGGCGAGTTGTACAGCGACGACATTCATTTCACCGATCCGCTGCACGAAGTTCAGGGCCTGGCACAACTGCGGGATTACTTCAGTGAGCTGTACGCCAACGTCAGCGATCTGCGTTTCGATTTTCACGGCTTTGACCAGATCCGCGAAGGTGAGGGTTACCTGCGCTGGGTCATGAGTTATCGCCATCCGCGCCTGGCCAACGGTCGGGAAATCAGGGTCGGTGGCTGCTCGCACCTGCTCTGGCGCGACAAGGTTTATCGCCATCGGGATTATTTCGATGCCGGGGCGCTGCTGTATGAACACTTGCCAATATTGGGCCGGGCGATTGCCTGGCTGAAAAGGAGAATGGGATGA
- the phrB gene encoding deoxyribodipyrimidine photo-lyase translates to MQLIWLRSDLRQHDNTALAAAAARGPTVAVYLLSPQQWLEHDDAPCKVDFWLRNLRELSQSLGALNIPLLIRSAPHWEQAPAELLKLCRQLKIEAVHVNEEYGVHESRRDEAVAETMRAEGIEFHSYLDQLLFKPGTILTKTGTYFQVFSQFRKVCYERLHRSMPALIKAPGKQAALDIESDAIPEAVKGFATPSESLRALWPAGEQEARRRLDTFTDAQIDYYRSERDFPAKPGTSQLSAYLAAGVISPRQCLHAALQSNQGEFESGKVGAVTWINELLWREFYKHILVGYPRVSRHRAFRPETEALAWRDAPEELKAWQEARTGLPIIDAAMRQLLETGWMHNRLRMVVAMFLTKNLLIDWREGERFFMRHLIDGDLAANNGGWQWSSSTGTDSAPYFRIFNPLSQSEKFDAEGVFIKHWLPELAGLNKKQVHNPVAAGGLFGVADYPAPIVNLSTSRERALTAFKNLPSRQPVGGSDE, encoded by the coding sequence ATGCAATTGATCTGGCTGCGCAGCGACTTGCGCCAACATGACAACACTGCCCTCGCGGCCGCCGCAGCGCGCGGCCCGACCGTGGCGGTGTATCTGTTGAGTCCGCAGCAATGGCTGGAGCACGACGATGCGCCGTGCAAAGTGGATTTCTGGCTGCGCAATTTGCGCGAACTGAGCCAAAGCCTCGGCGCGCTGAACATCCCGTTGTTGATTCGCAGCGCGCCGCACTGGGAGCAGGCACCGGCAGAGCTGCTCAAGCTCTGTCGGCAACTGAAGATCGAGGCGGTGCACGTCAACGAGGAATACGGCGTTCACGAAAGCCGCCGCGATGAAGCCGTGGCCGAAACGATGCGGGCCGAGGGCATCGAGTTCCACAGCTATCTGGATCAGTTGCTGTTCAAACCCGGCACGATCCTGACCAAGACCGGCACCTATTTCCAGGTGTTCAGTCAGTTCCGCAAGGTCTGCTACGAACGCCTGCACCGCTCGATGCCGGCATTGATCAAAGCACCGGGTAAACAGGCCGCGCTGGATATCGAAAGTGACGCAATTCCCGAGGCGGTCAAAGGCTTCGCCACGCCGAGCGAATCCCTGCGCGCCTTGTGGCCGGCCGGCGAGCAAGAGGCGCGGCGCCGCCTCGACACCTTCACCGATGCGCAGATCGATTATTACCGCAGCGAACGCGACTTCCCGGCCAAACCTGGCACCAGCCAATTGTCGGCGTACCTCGCCGCCGGCGTGATCTCGCCACGCCAGTGCCTGCACGCTGCACTGCAAAGCAATCAGGGCGAGTTCGAAAGCGGCAAGGTCGGCGCGGTGACCTGGATCAACGAGCTGCTGTGGCGCGAGTTCTATAAACACATTCTGGTCGGCTATCCACGCGTCTCGCGGCATCGCGCCTTCCGCCCGGAAACCGAGGCGCTGGCCTGGCGCGATGCGCCGGAAGAACTCAAGGCCTGGCAGGAGGCACGCACCGGACTGCCGATCATCGACGCGGCGATGCGCCAATTGCTCGAAACCGGCTGGATGCATAATCGCCTGCGCATGGTCGTGGCGATGTTCCTGACCAAAAATCTGTTGATCGACTGGCGCGAGGGCGAACGCTTTTTCATGCGCCACCTGATCGACGGCGACCTGGCGGCCAACAACGGTGGCTGGCAATGGAGCTCGTCGACCGGCACCGACTCGGCGCCGTACTTCCGTATCTTCAACCCGCTGAGTCAGTCGGAAAAATTCGATGCCGAAGGCGTGTTCATCAAGCACTGGTTGCCGGAACTGGCCGGGCTCAACAAGAAGCAAGTGCACAATCCGGTGGCAGCCGGAGGACTGTTCGGCGTGGCCGATTATCCGGCGCCGATCGTTAATCTCAGCACTTCACGCGAGCGTGCGCTGACGGCGTTCAAGAACCTGCCGTCGCGCCAACCTGTGGGCGGCAGCGATGAGTGA
- a CDS encoding MerR family transcriptional regulator, which produces MNDKTDSSAREDLGADFKKALDEGWLPIREVARQTGVNAITLRAWERRYGLVVPQRTPKGHRLYSAEHVQRIMAILTWLNRGVAVSQVKPLLDAPQAFTETVENDWQRLRQTLLSAVTALNERTLDDSVNQAIALYPPRTLCEQLLMPLLAELEQRWQGQFGAQMERAFFYSWLRSKFGARIYHNNRQLHSAPLLLINHSDLPLEPHLWLCAWLISSADCPVQVFDWPLPAGELALTVEHLQARGVLLYSSKALQLAQLPKLLANVNCPTLIAGPAVHIHHAELSARTAQATDLFLAEDPLAAHQALLERGLI; this is translated from the coding sequence ATGAACGATAAAACCGACAGCAGCGCCCGGGAAGACCTCGGCGCCGACTTCAAGAAAGCCCTCGACGAGGGCTGGTTGCCAATTCGCGAAGTCGCGCGGCAGACCGGCGTCAACGCCATCACCCTGCGCGCGTGGGAACGTCGCTATGGGTTGGTGGTGCCGCAGCGCACGCCCAAGGGCCATCGACTCTACAGCGCTGAACATGTGCAGCGGATCATGGCCATCCTCACCTGGCTCAACCGCGGAGTTGCGGTCAGCCAGGTCAAGCCATTGCTGGACGCACCGCAAGCCTTCACCGAAACCGTGGAGAACGACTGGCAGCGTCTGCGCCAGACATTGCTTTCGGCGGTGACCGCACTGAATGAGCGCACGCTGGATGACAGCGTCAATCAGGCCATCGCCCTGTACCCGCCACGCACCTTGTGCGAGCAGTTGCTGATGCCGCTGCTGGCCGAGCTCGAACAGCGCTGGCAGGGCCAGTTCGGCGCGCAGATGGAGCGCGCGTTTTTCTATTCCTGGCTGCGCAGCAAGTTCGGCGCACGCATCTACCATAACAACCGCCAGTTGCATTCGGCGCCGCTGCTGTTGATCAATCATTCCGACCTGCCGCTGGAGCCGCATCTGTGGCTGTGCGCATGGCTGATCAGCAGTGCCGATTGCCCGGTGCAGGTGTTCGACTGGCCGCTGCCGGCCGGCGAACTGGCGCTGACCGTCGAGCATCTGCAGGCCCGTGGCGTGCTGTTGTATTCGAGCAAAGCCTTGCAACTGGCGCAGTTGCCGAAGCTGTTGGCGAACGTCAATTGTCCGACCCTGATCGCCGGACCTGCGGTGCACATCCACCACGCCGAGCTGTCAGCACGCACCGCCCAAGCCACCGATCTGTTCCTGGCCGAAGATCCGCTAGCAGCCCATCAGGCGCTGCTCGAGCGCGGATTGATTTGA
- a CDS encoding YbgA family protein, with product MSTASLSKPKIAISACLLGEEVRYNGGHKESRLCSRTLAEYFDFVPLCPEVAIGMGIPREPIRLVGDPEQPEAVGTVDRTINVTRPLAEYGEKMAAELQDLSGYIFMQQSPSCGLERVKVYHDNGAPVNGGGRGIYAQAFCAQHPDLPVEEAGRLNDPVLRENFITRVLAYSAWQQVLAEGLSRRALTEFHSRYKYLLMAHNPLQYKNLGKMLGNMADSDPAELGPRYFSELMAALRKCATRGTHCNVLLHLSGYLKQSLSAEDKQEMQQIIGQYRQGIVPLVVPLTLLKHHFRLHPDPYIAQQVYLQPHPENLSLRNAI from the coding sequence ATGTCTACTGCTTCCCTGTCCAAGCCGAAGATCGCCATCAGCGCCTGCCTGTTGGGCGAAGAAGTGCGCTACAACGGTGGGCACAAGGAATCGCGGCTATGCAGCCGTACCCTCGCCGAATATTTCGATTTCGTCCCGCTGTGCCCGGAAGTCGCCATCGGCATGGGCATTCCCCGTGAGCCGATCCGGCTGGTCGGCGACCCTGAACAGCCCGAGGCAGTCGGCACCGTCGACCGGACCATCAACGTCACCAGGCCGCTGGCCGAATACGGCGAGAAAATGGCCGCCGAGTTGCAGGACCTGTCCGGCTACATCTTCATGCAGCAGTCGCCCTCCTGCGGGCTGGAACGGGTCAAGGTCTATCACGACAACGGCGCGCCAGTGAATGGTGGCGGACGCGGCATCTATGCGCAGGCATTCTGTGCCCAACATCCGGATCTGCCGGTGGAAGAAGCCGGGCGCCTCAACGATCCGGTGCTGCGGGAAAACTTCATCACCCGCGTCCTGGCCTACAGCGCCTGGCAACAAGTGCTCGCCGAAGGCCTGAGCCGCCGCGCCCTCACCGAATTCCATTCGCGCTACAAGTACCTGCTGATGGCGCACAACCCGTTGCAATACAAAAACCTCGGCAAGATGCTCGGCAACATGGCCGACAGTGATCCCGCCGAACTCGGCCCGCGCTATTTCAGCGAACTGATGGCCGCGCTGAGGAAATGCGCCACGCGCGGCACCCATTGCAACGTGCTGCTGCACCTCAGCGGTTATTTGAAACAATCGCTGAGCGCCGAAGACAAACAGGAAATGCAGCAGATCATCGGCCAGTACCGTCAGGGCATCGTGCCGCTGGTGGTGCCGTTGACGCTGCTCAAACACCACTTTCGACTCCATCCGGACCCGTACATCGCGCAGCAGGTTTACCTGCAGCCGCATCCGGAAAACCTCAGTCTGCGAAACGCGATCTAA
- a CDS encoding TIGR02450 family Trp-rich protein yields the protein MNRINPRKLLLSKWTAAQPQNREKHFLITELIRDEEGTVLEVELQAVLTQRSERLDWQVLKDSKLWLLGWK from the coding sequence ATGAATCGCATCAATCCGCGCAAATTGCTGCTGTCGAAGTGGACAGCAGCCCAGCCGCAAAACCGCGAAAAACATTTTCTGATCACCGAACTGATCCGCGACGAGGAAGGTACGGTGCTGGAAGTTGAATTGCAGGCGGTGCTGACCCAGCGTAGCGAGCGGCTGGATTGGCAAGTGCTGAAAGACAGCAAGCTCTGGTTACTCGGCTGGAAATAG